A region of Sulfurimonas sp. DNA encodes the following proteins:
- a CDS encoding CZB domain-containing protein: MIEFENRMQKLQMNSSKIQEETTDVTYSTFAVLSKLDHLIFKANGYKTVFSEEVKGHFPNDNECRLGKWYFEGLGKEKFGTCASFSKMQTPHKEVHENIKKAVECVENGTCAQDAQNIMTYFNNAEKASSEVISILSKLIEEEKGTRHKK; encoded by the coding sequence ATGATAGAATTTGAAAACAGAATGCAAAAACTACAAATGAACTCTTCAAAAATTCAAGAAGAAACAACAGATGTAACTTACTCTACTTTTGCAGTTCTGAGTAAACTTGACCACCTAATTTTTAAAGCAAATGGATATAAAACAGTATTTTCTGAAGAGGTTAAAGGACATTTTCCAAACGACAATGAATGTCGTTTGGGAAAATGGTACTTTGAAGGTTTAGGGAAAGAAAAATTTGGTACTTGCGCAAGCTTTTCTAAAATGCAAACACCGCATAAAGAAGTACATGAAAATATCAAAAAAGCTGTTGAGTGTGTTGAAAATGGAACATGCGCACAAGACGCTCAAAATATTATGACTTATTTCAATAATGCCGAAAAAGCTTCTTCTGAAGTTATCTCAATCTTAAGTAAATTAATAGAAGAAGAAAAAGGCACTCGTCATAAAAAATAA
- a CDS encoding cobyric acid synthase — protein sequence MNSLSIFGTSSDAGKSTLSFAITYLFHNRGVSVAPFKAQNVSNNSQVCDSGGEIAIPQYFAAESIGLKTTTDMNPVLLKSGGKSKAHIIVNGKSVGDKDVWSYYQDIKTLQPHVKKAFKNLQKKYECIVAEGAGSPVELNLMDKDLSNIYVAEEFKTKIILVADIQRGGVFASIYGVYNLLPKKLRKNVIGVIVNKFQGDMSLFDKGVKIIEKRFKIPVFGVVPFKPFNLGFEDSESIMNYVQDTKKAIIKVGVIRLPHISNFTDFEPLVLDEEIELSFISSVSEVSSCDMLVLPGSKRVVDDLLWLINNGFEKILKNKKQKVVAICGGYEMMFKKILDPNQIESSEKKIDGLGRLKGRVTFKKKKIVKKGSYQLFDCKVDGYEIHNGVTKKLFKSKKNLYATFVHGLFDSDEIRAKFFKEINQNYKGYNFKKQKQKAIKEFAAHINEYVDIDAILNKLYD from the coding sequence ATGAACTCTCTAAGTATATTCGGAACAAGCAGTGATGCTGGAAAATCAACTCTTAGCTTTGCTATAACATATCTTTTTCACAACAGAGGAGTTAGTGTCGCTCCCTTTAAGGCTCAAAATGTTTCTAACAACTCACAAGTTTGTGATAGCGGTGGAGAGATAGCAATCCCGCAATATTTTGCAGCCGAATCCATAGGACTTAAAACTACAACAGATATGAATCCAGTTCTTTTAAAGTCAGGTGGAAAATCAAAAGCTCATATAATTGTAAATGGGAAAAGTGTTGGAGATAAAGATGTTTGGTCTTACTACCAAGATATAAAAACTTTGCAACCTCATGTCAAAAAAGCTTTTAAAAATTTACAAAAAAAGTATGAGTGCATAGTTGCTGAAGGAGCTGGTAGTCCAGTTGAATTAAACCTCATGGATAAAGACCTCTCAAATATTTATGTAGCTGAAGAATTTAAAACAAAAATCATCTTAGTTGCTGATATTCAAAGAGGTGGAGTTTTTGCATCTATATATGGTGTTTATAATCTTTTACCAAAAAAACTTAGAAAAAATGTCATAGGTGTAATTGTAAACAAATTTCAAGGAGATATGAGTCTATTTGATAAAGGCGTAAAAATCATAGAAAAAAGATTTAAAATTCCTGTTTTTGGAGTTGTGCCATTTAAACCTTTTAACCTTGGGTTTGAAGATAGTGAGTCAATTATGAACTATGTTCAAGATACAAAAAAAGCCATCATAAAAGTTGGTGTTATAAGACTTCCTCATATTAGTAATTTTACAGATTTTGAGCCTTTAGTTTTAGACGAAGAGATAGAACTCTCTTTTATCTCATCTGTTAGTGAGGTTTCATCTTGTGATATGCTTGTTTTACCAGGAAGTAAGAGAGTTGTTGATGATTTACTTTGGCTTATCAACAATGGTTTTGAAAAGATTTTAAAAAACAAAAAACAAAAAGTAGTAGCTATCTGTGGCGGTTATGAGATGATGTTTAAAAAGATTTTAGACCCCAATCAAATAGAATCATCTGAAAAAAAGATTGATGGGCTTGGTCGTTTAAAAGGTAGAGTAACTTTTAAAAAGAAAAAAATTGTAAAAAAAGGAAGCTATCAGTTATTTGATTGCAAGGTTGATGGATATGAGATTCACAATGGGGTTACAAAAAAACTTTTTAAAAGTAAAAAAAATCTTTATGCTACTTTTGTTCATGGACTTTTTGACTCTGATGAAATACGAGCTAAATTTTTTAAAGAAATAAACCAAAACTATAAAGGTTATAATTTTAAAAAACAAAAACAAAAAGCCATAAAAGAGTTTGCAGCTCATATAAATGAATATGTAGATATAGATGCTATTTTAAATAAGTTATATGATTAA
- the cbiB gene encoding adenosylcobinamide-phosphate synthase CbiB: protein MINIFIAFLAYLIDKRFGEFRFIKHPVIIIGSIISFFEHKFYKDSVLRGLLLVLFVICCVSFVSISISTFLNNLNIVLNIGFTSILASMFIAHKMLHDSVLEILVSTNKKKSISMLVSRDTQNMSESDIYKASIETYAENLSDGVIAPLFYLLLFGLDGIVIYKAINTMDSMVGYRNMKYEKYGKIAAYLDDITNYIPSRLTAVLIMIVAKKKMSLPFIKMAKSMTHQMLVTL, encoded by the coding sequence ATGATTAATATTTTTATAGCTTTTCTTGCTTACCTAATTGATAAACGCTTTGGAGAATTTCGTTTTATAAAACATCCTGTCATAATTATTGGCTCTATTATTAGTTTTTTTGAACATAAATTTTACAAAGACAGCGTACTTAGAGGTTTATTACTTGTTCTATTTGTTATTTGTTGCGTTAGTTTTGTATCCATAAGTATTAGCACATTTTTAAATAACTTGAACATAGTTCTAAATATTGGATTTACATCTATTTTAGCATCTATGTTTATAGCACATAAAATGTTACATGATTCAGTCCTAGAAATCTTAGTTAGTACAAACAAAAAGAAAAGCATTTCTATGTTAGTTAGTAGAGATACACAAAATATGAGCGAAAGTGATATATATAAAGCATCTATTGAAACTTACGCTGAAAATTTAAGTGATGGAGTTATAGCACCTCTTTTTTATCTACTTCTTTTTGGTTTAGATGGGATTGTGATTTATAAGGCTATAAATACAATGGACTCCATGGTTGGATACAGAAATATGAAATATGAAAAATATGGAAAAATAGCAGCATACTTAGACGACATTACCAACTACATTCCATCAAGACTAACTGCTGTATTAATAATGATTGTCGCTAAAAAAAAGATGTCTTTGCCTTTTATAAAGATGGCAAAAAGCATGACTCACCAAATGCTGGTCACCCTATAA
- a CDS encoding virulence RhuM family protein has product MSNSNILIYQSEDGQTKIQTRLENETVWLTIYQMSELFQKSRSTINEHILNIYRDEELEKESSLRKIGNSDFSTKPTNFYNLDLIISVGYRVRSPQGTKFRQWATTRLKEYIVKGFTMNDELLKEAGGGTYFEELLSRIRDIRSSEKIFWRKVLDIYSTSIDYDAKDEASILFFQTIQNKMHWAAHGNTAAEILYQRANSSKENMGLVSFKGDKPLKKEIETAKNYLNENELNILNRMVTAYLEVAEIQAMNQVPMYMKDWLEKIDDFLKMTGKDILTHAGTISHNQAMKEATIEYEKYKEQTKNSLSNIEKDFIKTIDTTSKKLK; this is encoded by the coding sequence ATGAGTAACTCAAACATACTAATATACCAAAGTGAAGATGGACAAACCAAAATTCAAACTCGGTTAGAAAATGAAACTGTTTGGCTTACAATATATCAAATGAGTGAACTATTTCAAAAAAGTCGCTCGACTATCAACGAACATATTTTAAATATATACAGAGACGAAGAACTTGAAAAAGAATCAAGTTTGAGAAAAATCGGAAATTCCGATTTTTCTACTAAACCAACAAATTTTTACAATCTAGACTTGATAATTTCAGTTGGATATAGAGTTCGTTCTCCACAAGGTACTAAGTTCCGTCAATGGGCTACCACAAGACTTAAAGAGTACATAGTAAAAGGTTTTACTATGAATGATGAACTCCTAAAAGAAGCAGGTGGTGGGACTTACTTTGAAGAGCTACTATCTCGCATTAGAGATATACGAAGTAGTGAGAAAATATTTTGGAGAAAAGTTCTTGATATCTACTCAACAAGCATAGACTATGATGCAAAAGATGAAGCATCTATACTATTTTTTCAAACTATTCAAAATAAAATGCACTGGGCTGCACATGGCAATACAGCTGCTGAGATACTTTACCAAAGAGCAAATAGCTCAAAAGAAAATATGGGTCTTGTATCTTTTAAAGGTGATAAACCTCTAAAAAAAGAAATAGAGACAGCAAAAAATTATTTAAATGAAAATGAGTTAAACATACTTAACCGCATGGTTACAGCTTACTTAGAGGTTGCAGAGATACAAGCAATGAATCAAGTACCAATGTATATGAAAGATTGGTTGGAGAAAATTGATGACTTTTTGAAAATGACTGGAAAAGATATACTAACTCACGCAGGAACTATAAGCCATAACCAAGCTATGAAAGAAGCAACCATAGAATATGAAAAGTATAAAGAACAAACTAAGAATTCCCTTTCAAACATAGAAAAGGACTTCATTAAAACTATTGACACAACTTCTAAAAAGTTAAAATAA
- a CDS encoding aminotransferase class I/II-fold pyridoxal phosphate-dependent enzyme, with protein sequence MMKHGANIYKYANKLKCKADEIIDFSSNINLYTKKINLTLTDNMIVKYANTSYPHLRRTITKKYKIKKNQVALYNGVTTAIHSLLQSLDAKRIYLYAPLYGEYEKAISKRAKVIKINRFKNLYKKPKKGSVVVFVNPSTPDATYYDLTRLFALWKRQKCTIILDESFLEFQNLHSLRNQINNYKKLYIIQSFSKFYACAGVRIGAIFSQKRNIEQLEIPIWNISSFDSEFLTLRLMDKKFERKSKKLHKKQKKELFDILQSSKLFDKIYKSDTNFILVKSKKSKEIFEHLLHHKILIRPCESFDFLTSEHLRFAVKTTNAHNKLTEALNSF encoded by the coding sequence ATGATGAAACATGGTGCTAACATATATAAATATGCTAATAAACTAAAGTGTAAAGCAGATGAGATAATAGACTTTTCTTCAAACATAAATCTTTATACTAAAAAAATAAACCTAACACTAACTGATAACATGATAGTTAAATATGCTAACACCTCTTACCCGCATCTAAGAAGAACAATCACTAAAAAATACAAAATAAAAAAGAATCAAGTCGCTCTTTATAATGGTGTTACAACTGCTATACATTCTCTTTTACAATCCTTAGATGCCAAGAGAATCTACCTCTACGCTCCGCTATATGGTGAGTATGAAAAGGCAATTAGTAAAAGGGCAAAAGTTATAAAAATAAACCGTTTTAAAAACCTCTATAAAAAGCCAAAGAAAGGCTCTGTTGTAGTGTTTGTCAATCCATCAACTCCAGATGCAACTTACTATGACTTAACTAGGCTTTTTGCCCTTTGGAAGAGGCAAAAATGTACGATTATTTTAGATGAATCATTTTTAGAATTCCAAAACCTTCATTCTTTGAGAAATCAAATAAATAATTACAAAAAACTATATATAATCCAATCATTTTCTAAGTTTTATGCTTGTGCTGGAGTAAGAATAGGTGCTATTTTTTCACAAAAACGAAATATTGAACAACTAGAAATTCCTATTTGGAATATTTCATCTTTTGACTCTGAGTTTTTGACTTTAAGGCTTATGGATAAGAAGTTTGAGCGTAAATCTAAAAAGCTTCATAAAAAGCAAAAAAAAGAACTTTTTGACATTTTACAAAGCTCAAAACTTTTTGATAAAATCTACAAAAGTGATACAAATTTTATACTGGTAAAATCAAAAAAATCAAAAGAGATATTTGAGCATCTGCTCCATCATAAAATACTTATACGACCTTGTGAAAGTTTTGATTTTTTAACAAGTGAGCATCTACGCTTCGCAGTTAAAACCACTAACGCTCACAACAAACTAACAGAGGCTTTGAATAGTTTTTAG